A genomic region of Drosophila kikkawai strain 14028-0561.14 chromosome X, DkikHiC1v2, whole genome shotgun sequence contains the following coding sequences:
- the B-H2 gene encoding homeobox protein B-H2: MTTMPPEMSTATATPVASVPSGTVHPPRDSPPGGDTPAVGNTVSNNTSTTPTTTATRSRFMITDILAGAAAAAAALAASSSGRVSPQDSVDRERDSEREREREREQALAAHYHQQQQQQQHHHQQQQAQHHQQQQQHHAALQQYIVQQQQLLRFERERDREREREREREHFRERHSPPAHYHHPAMPPHLLAHFPPAHYVALQQQQQQQQQQAQQQPHPHQLQMERERLEALHRHGGGHGLTVEHRQQTHQAALLHDDRSRSPLMLQQLGNNNNNGSSNSSSHNNNNNSININTAASNNNNNNGNGNSHMLLAGAGSSISGDQASTIDDSDSDDCGGKDDDGEDSLKNGSSANGDSSSHLSLSLSKKQRKARTAFTDHQLQTLEKSFERQKYLSVQDRMELANKLELSDCQVKTWYQNRRTKWKRQTAVGLELLAEAGNYAAFQRLYGGATPYLSAWPYAAAAAAQSPHGTPPSAIDIYYRQAAAAAALQKPALPASYRMYPTSMPGGMALPGMPAPPPPGAAPMLSGYYAAAAAAAASAQPPTASLLPPRDRSPATSQSATSEADCERGSSSSRQRLITPSPPLNPGSPPPRRGEEELPLADPEMEQRGEEERDDEDEELALEV; the protein is encoded by the exons ATGACCACAATGCCACCGGAAATGTCCACAGCAACGGCAACTCCCGTTGCCAGTGTGCCCAGCGGCACTGTCCACCCGCCGCGCGACTCACCGCCAGGTGGCGACACACCGGCCGTCGGCAATACCGTTAGCAACAATACATCCACAacgccgacgacgacggccACGCGATCCCGCTTCATGATCACCGATATTCTGGCCggagcagcggcggcagcagcagcgctgGCAGCCTCCTCCTCGGGGCGTGTCAGTCCGCAGGACTCGGTGGATCGAGAGCGGGACAGCGAGCGGGAGAGGGAGCGAGAACGGGAGCAGGCCCTGGCCGCCCACTatcaccagcaacagcagcagcagcaacatcaccaccagcagcagcaggcacagcatcaccagcagcagcagcaacatcatgCTGCGCTGCAGCAATACATAgtacaacagcagcagctgctgcgcTTCGAGAGGGAAAGAGATCGGGAGCGGGAGAGGGAACGGGAGCGGGAGCACTTTCGGGAGCGTCACTCGCCACCAGCTCACTACCACCATCCCGCCATGCCGCCCCACCTGCTAGCACACTTTCCACCCGCCCACTATGTCgccctgcagcagcaacagcaacagcaacagcagcaggcgcagcagcaACCCCATCCGCATCAACTGCAAATGGAGCGAGAGCGATTGGAGGCACTGCATCGACACGGCGGCGGTCATGGGTTAACGGTGGAGCATCGCCAGCAAACACATCAGGCAGCTCTCTTGCACGATGATCGATCGCGGTCGCCGCTCATGCTGCAGCAAttgggcaacaacaacaacaatggcagctcgaacagcagcagccacaacaataacaataacagcatCAACATTAACACGgcagccagcaacaacaacaataacaatggaAATGGCAACAGCCACATGTTGCTCGCGGGAgcaggcagcagcatcagcggTGATCAAGCCAGTACCATCGatgacagcgacagcgacgaTTGCG GTGGCaaggacgacgacggcgaaGATAGCCTGAAGAATGGCAGTTCGGCCAATGGCGACTCCTCGTCGCACCtgagcctcagcctcagcaaGAAGCAGCGAAAGGCACGTACCGCCTTCACGGATCACCAGCTGCAGACGCTGGAGAAGTCCTTCGAGCGGCAGAAGTACCTCAGTGTCCAGGATCGCATGGAGCTGGCCAATAAGCTGGAGCTGAGCGACTGCCAGGTGAAGACCTGGTACCAGAATCGCAG GACCAAATGGAAGCGCCAGACAGCCGTGGGCTTGGAGCTCCTGGCCGAGGCTGGCAACTATGCCGCCTTTCAGCGTCTTTATGGCGGTGCCACGCCCTATTTAAGCGCCTGGCCCTACGCAGCCGCCGCTGCAGCCCAATCGCCACACGGCACACCGCCCTCGGCAATTGATATTTACTACCGGcaggctgccgctgccgccgccctGCAGAAGCCCGCGCTGCCCGCCTCCTACCGCATGTATCCCACAAGCATGCCTGGGGGCATGGCCCTGCCTGGAATGCCCGCTCCACCGCCTCCAGGAGCAGCGCCCATGTTGAGTGGTTATtatgccgctgctgccgccgccgctgcatcCGCCCAGCCTCCAACGGCGTCTCTGCTGCCACCCAGGGACCGTTCGCCCGCCACCAGCCAGAGTGCCACCAGTGAGGCGGACTGCGAGCGAGGCAGTAGCAGCAGTCGTCAGCGATTGATCACGCCAAGTCCGCCACTCAATCCGGGCAGTCCGCCGCCACGGCGGGGCGAGGAGGAGCTGCCGCTGGCGGATCCAGAGATGGAGCAGCGTGGCGAGGAGGAGCGAGAtgacgaggatgaggagctGGCCCTGGAGGTctga